The genomic DNA TGCGTTGGGTCAACGACTTGCATCTCACCATCTTTAGCAATCGTAATCGTTCCGCGTTCCTCGGAGACTGCCACTACCATTGCGTCACAGCATTCTGCAAGTCCTAAGGCTGCTGCATGTCGGGTGCCGCTGCCCTGCAGTTTCTCGACTTGCCTGGAAAGTGGAAGATGGACTCCAAGCGTCGCGATTCGTTCACGTTCAATCAGAACGGCACCGTCATGACCGGGAGATTTTGGGTGGAAGATGCTCAGCAAAAGTGGCAGACTGATTTTCGCGTCCACATCGACTCCGCCCTGAATGTGACGTCCCAGTGGGTCACGCATTGGGATGACGACCAAGGCTCCAATCCGCTGACGAGCCATGAAGATCATCGCTTCGGTTAAAGTTCCTGTCAGATTCTCTGAGGGACCGCTGACCGAAGAACGTAAGAAAAACTGCGAGGCAGCCAGTTTTTCGAAACCGTACCGAATGTCACTTTGAAAGATCACCACAAATGTGATCAGAATTGCGATGGAACCGTACTGGTACGCCAATGTCGTAAGGTAAAGGTCAAACCATTGAGCCAGTCCGAAGAGGACAACCAACCCGACAGCCACAATTCCCAATGACCGTGAGGCTTTTTGCCGCAACCAGATGATGACGACATACAACAGCATGGAAACGATTGCGACATCGAGCAAGTCCGCGAATCGCACGCGTTCAAACAGTTCACGAACATATTGTGGCATCGAGTCTAACATTTAATAGAACTGGTCCTGAAACTCGAAATTGCTCTCTCAAACGTTGAGAAAAGCGACGATTCCAGAGGTTTTCGAACTGGTTCAAAAGTACTGACGCACTTTCTGTGCCCAGGAAGAACGGCTCTCTGGTAAATGCTGAACTTCACAGGGCAGGCTTCGAACACCAATTCGAAACCCATTCGACAACAGTGAATCGCTTTCAAATTGTGGCCCAGTAACAATCGTCCCGGAAAGCAACCGTGCCAGAAAGCAACCGTGCCAGAAAACAATCGTGCCAGAAAACAATCGTGCCAGAAAACAATCGTCCCGGAAATCAACCGTGATTGTAATAAGGTTCTCCCGGTGACCAATCGGATCGCACGAATAAAATATAGCCGCTTCTCGTCAGAAACGAGCCTGATCTTCTTCTGGAACTCGACTGAGACATGTGTAAACCCTTGCAGAGAAATTGCAGGGAAAGTGCAAAAACATCACATGGTCGTCATTTGAACGCGCTGGTCGTCCACGGACCAGCAATGCATGGTCTCGCCTTTTCGAAAGTGTGATGAAACAAGTCTCCACGTGGAACTTCTCTAAATGAATCGTGCTGTCGGACTTGGTTTTTAACTCAGTAAAACTACATCCTCTGCGAAAACCGAGAGTGAAAGTTATCAGGATAAGAGCATCTGGCATGACGGTTGCAAAATGAATCAGGAACATCGAGTTGACGAACAGATTCGATTATTCATTTGGTAAAAACAGGAGGCTTCTATGCCAAACGCGATATCTCATGAAACATCCACCAGTAAGGATCTTGTACGACGAGTTTGTCGCGCAATCACCGAACTTGGCTACCCAGAACATTCATCTGTGAAGTGCGAGTCCGATGGTTCCACAGTGACGCTCAATGGCAAACTTTCATCTTTCTACCTGCTGCAAATCGCGCAGGCCATCGCCATGGAAGTGCCCGGCGTTCGAACGGTGGTCAACAAAATTGAAGTCTGTGGGAAATCGCGTAAATCTCGATGGTATTGAAGAAAATCGAACTATCTGTGTCTGGAATTGTGTTCAGTAGCTTAGGTGAGATTACTCATAACAAGGAGACGAAAGATGAATTGGGATCAAATTCAAGGAAAGTGGAAACAAGTCAAAG from Thalassoglobus polymorphus includes the following:
- a CDS encoding diadenylate cyclase, whose protein sequence is MPQYVRELFERVRFADLLDVAIVSMLLYVVIIWLRQKASRSLGIVAVGLVVLFGLAQWFDLYLTTLAYQYGSIAILITFVVIFQSDIRYGFEKLAASQFFLRSSVSGPSENLTGTLTEAMIFMARQRIGALVVIPMRDPLGRHIQGGVDVDAKISLPLLLSIFHPKSPGHDGAVLIERERIATLGVHLPLSRQVEKLQGSGTRHAAALGLAECCDAMVVAVSEERGTITIAKDGEMQVVDPTQLADRLRASLKDGHFAGGKRRPRYHGVTLLVSIATATMLWFTFAYNTDTIQRTFVIPIEYRNVPEGWEIAEPKPTFAELTLSGPEPAFNLLKPASAVVSLEVKPIAKGTRFPQWESESNLKNIPSELSVEQIEPRQVIVSLREKSEQ
- a CDS encoding BON domain-containing protein; the encoded protein is MPNAISHETSTSKDLVRRVCRAITELGYPEHSSVKCESDGSTVTLNGKLSSFYLLQIAQAIAMEVPGVRTVVNKIEVCGKSRKSRWY